Proteins encoded in a region of the Macaca mulatta isolate MMU2019108-1 chromosome X, T2T-MMU8v2.0, whole genome shotgun sequence genome:
- the TCEAL2 gene encoding transcription elongation factor A protein-like 2: MEKFFNENEGMLWNQGKIENEEQPPDEGKPEVACTLEDKTLENERKTENKGKTGDEEPLKDKEKPESAGKAKGEGKSERKGKSEMEGGSEREGKPERGGRAEGEREPDSEREPESEGEPESERRSAGKRPAEDDIPRKAKRKTNKGLAQYLKQYKEAIHDMNFSNEDMIREFDNMARVEDKRRKSKQKLGAFLWMQRNLQDPFYPRGPREFRGGCRAPRRDTEDIPYV, from the coding sequence ATGGAAAAATTCTTCAATGAAAATGAAGGAATGCTTTGGAACCAAGGAAAGATAGAAAATGAAGAACAGCCACCGGACGAGGGAAAGCCAGAAGTAGCTTGTACTCTGGAAGACAAGACGTTAGAAAacgagagaaagacagaaaacaaggGCAAGACAGGAGATGAGGAACCGttaaaggataaagaaaagcCAGAGAGTGCAGGAAAggcaaaaggagaaggaaagtcagagaggaagggaaagtcagagatggagggaggatcagagagagagggaaagccagagagagggggaagggCAGAGGGGGAACGAGAGCCAGACAGTGAAAGAGAGCCAGAGAGTGAGGGAGAGCCAGAAAGTGAAAGGAGGTCTGCAGGAAAGCGCCCAGCTGAGGATGATATacccaggaaagccaaaagaaaaacaaacaagggGCTGGCTCAGTACCTCAAGCAATATAAGGAAGCCATACATGATATGAATTTCAGCAATGAGGACATGATAAGAGAATTTGACAACATGGCTAGGGTGGaggataaaaggagaaaaagcaaacagaaattgGGGGCGTTTTTGTGGATGCAAAGAAATTTACAGGACCCCTTCTATCCTAGGGGTCCAAGGGAATTCAGGGGTGGCTGCAGGGCCCCACGAAGGGACACTGAAGACATTCCTTACGTGTAG